A stretch of the Kroppenstedtia eburnea genome encodes the following:
- a CDS encoding N-acetyltransferase gives MSTHRVERLKINYKTLEEFQKFREYGAQELSMLEDLQANIIENDSNSPFYGIYEEDQLVARISLYRIDAKYDRYFKPAQDYYELWKLEVLPQYREQKYGTALVQHAKSFGLPVKTNARCRSDEFWRKMGFQPVTYNPVRDRGENPFVWLPSGVGLQD, from the coding sequence ATGAGCACACATCGGGTGGAACGCCTGAAGATCAATTATAAAACCTTGGAAGAGTTCCAAAAGTTCCGGGAATACGGAGCACAGGAGCTCTCCATGCTGGAGGATCTCCAGGCGAACATCATCGAAAATGACAGCAATTCCCCTTTTTACGGTATCTATGAGGAGGATCAACTGGTTGCCCGGATCAGCCTCTACCGGATCGATGCCAAGTATGACCGTTATTTCAAACCGGCCCAGGATTACTACGAACTCTGGAAGTTGGAGGTTCTGCCTCAATACCGGGAGCAAAAATATGGAACCGCTTTGGTCCAGCACGCCAAAAGTTTCGGCCTGCCCGTCAAGACCAACGCCCGTTGTCGCTCGGATGAATTCTGGAGGAAGATGGGATTCCAACCGGTCACCTACAATCCCGTTCGCGACCGCGGGGAAAATCCTTTTGTATGGCTCCCGTCGGGAGTCGGCTTGCAAGACTAG
- a CDS encoding MBL fold metallo-hydrolase produces MIRHFVCSLVWKKDPARKVKIMQVESFVLGPVMTNCYLVYKERGGAGLVIDPGTGPEEVVERIRDLDLKIEAILLTHAHFDHIGGVEEVRAATGAPVYIHQEEAEWLLQPELNGSTLFPVEEVSCRPAEKIVEGGEQLTLLGETFAVLHTPGHSPGSVSYRTGSVIFSGDVLFSGSIGRTDFPGGDYKTLMQTIHQVMMELPEETVVYSGHGPVTTIGREQDTNPYVTGGLE; encoded by the coding sequence ATGATCCGGCACTTTGTCTGTTCTTTGGTATGGAAAAAAGACCCGGCGAGGAAGGTGAAGATCATGCAGGTGGAAAGTTTTGTGCTGGGACCGGTCATGACCAACTGTTATCTGGTTTATAAAGAAAGGGGCGGGGCCGGTCTGGTGATCGATCCCGGAACCGGACCGGAAGAAGTGGTGGAACGGATCCGGGATCTGGATCTGAAAATCGAGGCGATCCTGTTGACCCATGCTCACTTTGACCATATCGGGGGCGTGGAGGAAGTGCGTGCCGCCACCGGTGCACCGGTCTATATTCATCAGGAGGAGGCGGAGTGGCTGTTGCAGCCGGAGCTGAACGGATCCACTCTGTTTCCGGTGGAGGAAGTAAGCTGTCGCCCCGCCGAGAAGATAGTGGAGGGTGGAGAGCAACTGACGCTGTTGGGTGAAACCTTTGCCGTTCTTCACACCCCGGGGCATTCTCCCGGGAGTGTCAGCTATCGTACAGGAAGTGTCATCTTCAGCGGTGATGTTCTCTTCTCCGGGTCCATCGGGCGGACGGACTTTCCGGGAGGGGATTACAAGACCCTGATGCAGACGATCCATCAGGTCATGATGGAACTTCCCGAGGAGACGGTGGTCTATTCCGGTCATGGCCCCGTCACCACCATAGGCAGGGAACAGGATACCAACCCCTATGTAACCGGCGGTTTGGAGTAA
- a CDS encoding class I SAM-dependent methyltransferase, with protein MDDPLLAVIVEEIQAHPEKRISFRRYMEQALYHPRWGYYRREGLKIGKRGDFYTSPHLGDVFGETLGRVISGMVSSFSPGCPWTLVEAGGGDGRLAGNILSSLEEGKRLPQSLWLVETSPFHRELQSERLRDAPVPVHWAEAVTEIPPDSPCILFSNELLDAFPVHRVTRKEGELLEIHVAWDEDRERLVECSRPLSHPSLAAYFHRLDWDLPEGWTAEVPLDALAWLEEIGEWLKNGYLITIDYGGTTEELSLPQRKDGTLRCFRNHQLHVDCYSHPGDSDLTSHVHFSALMDLGEVMGLQNLVYTTQTRFLQAAGILDRLAVAPADPFSPEARRNRAIRQLALAGGMGDSFRVLIQSKGVEVPVTGLKEELS; from the coding sequence ATGGATGATCCACTGTTGGCGGTGATTGTGGAAGAGATCCAGGCCCATCCTGAAAAAAGGATTTCCTTTCGCCGGTATATGGAACAGGCGTTGTACCACCCCCGCTGGGGTTATTACCGCCGGGAGGGTTTGAAGATCGGAAAGAGGGGGGATTTTTACACCAGTCCCCATCTGGGTGATGTGTTTGGTGAAACGCTGGGCCGGGTGATCTCGGGGATGGTGTCATCCTTTTCTCCCGGATGTCCTTGGACTTTGGTGGAGGCGGGAGGAGGGGACGGCCGCCTGGCGGGGAACATCCTCTCTTCTCTGGAGGAAGGGAAAAGACTGCCGCAGAGTCTGTGGCTGGTGGAGACGAGTCCTTTTCACCGTGAGCTGCAAAGTGAACGGCTGAGAGATGCTCCCGTTCCCGTTCACTGGGCGGAAGCGGTGACGGAGATTCCGCCGGATTCACCCTGCATTCTCTTTTCCAATGAACTGTTGGATGCTTTTCCCGTACACCGGGTGACGAGAAAAGAAGGCGAGCTGTTGGAAATCCATGTGGCCTGGGATGAGGATCGTGAGCGGTTGGTGGAGTGTTCACGTCCACTCAGTCATCCGTCCTTGGCGGCCTACTTTCACCGTCTGGATTGGGATCTTCCTGAAGGGTGGACAGCGGAAGTGCCGCTGGATGCCCTGGCCTGGCTGGAAGAGATCGGCGAATGGCTGAAAAACGGTTATCTGATTACCATCGATTACGGAGGGACGACGGAAGAATTGTCCCTGCCCCAGCGAAAAGACGGTACACTCCGTTGTTTTCGGAATCATCAGCTTCATGTGGACTGTTATTCCCATCCGGGAGACTCGGATCTAACCTCCCATGTCCATTTTTCGGCGTTGATGGATCTCGGGGAAGTGATGGGATTGCAAAATTTGGTTTACACCACCCAGACCCGGTTTTTGCAAGCGGCGGGGATCCTGGACCGGCTGGCGGTTGCACCCGCCGATCCCTTCAGTCCGGAAGCCCGGCGCAACCGGGCGATCCGGCAACTGGCTCTCGCAGGTGGGATGGGGGATTCGTTTCGGGTCTTGATCCAGTCCAAGGGAGTGGAGGTTCCCGTAACGGGTCTGAAGGAGGAGCTCTCCTGA
- a CDS encoding YhcN/YlaJ family sporulation lipoprotein: MIRIMTLALAFGLLMGCQPANKPPANESAPAPGMPQTQRVKQTAPEPRHSRSNQIVARRLVEIANRMPQVEGATALVVGRYTIVGLDLDPTLDRGRSSTVKYSVAEALKEDPQGANALVTADPDLVQRIRELSDDINKGRPLSGLTDELAEIAGRISPQPSKETRKREETPSRTDQEEQNQTRNPKPARQRNP, from the coding sequence ATGATACGAATCATGACCTTGGCTTTGGCCTTTGGACTTTTGATGGGCTGTCAGCCGGCGAACAAACCCCCTGCCAACGAATCGGCACCGGCACCGGGGATGCCCCAGACACAACGGGTGAAACAGACAGCTCCGGAACCCCGTCACTCCCGCAGTAATCAGATCGTCGCCCGCCGTTTGGTGGAGATTGCCAACCGGATGCCCCAGGTGGAAGGAGCGACTGCCTTGGTTGTCGGCCGATACACCATCGTGGGTCTCGATCTGGACCCCACATTGGATCGGGGCCGATCCTCGACGGTGAAGTACTCCGTCGCCGAAGCTCTTAAAGAGGATCCCCAGGGAGCCAATGCCCTGGTGACAGCGGACCCGGATTTGGTGCAACGCATCCGCGAACTCTCCGATGATATCAATAAAGGGCGTCCCCTCTCCGGGCTGACCGATGAGTTGGCGGAGATCGCCGGACGGATCTCTCCCCAGCCATCCAAGGAAACCCGGAAGCGGGAAGAGACCCCTTCCCGGACGGATCAGGAGGAACAAAACCAGACCCGGAATCCCAAGCCCGCCCGACAGCGGAATCCCTGA
- a CDS encoding antibiotic biosynthesis monooxygenase, with translation MFIMLRKMVVTEGYADQVVEKFSKEGPIEQQEGFIDLTVMKQKARRGEEAVVVMIRWESEAHWKQWEKSDAHLAGHRANRGKPKPDFLISTEVNTYEVQAVKNRR, from the coding sequence GTGTTCATCATGTTGAGAAAAATGGTAGTAACAGAGGGATATGCTGATCAGGTTGTGGAAAAATTCAGCAAGGAAGGCCCGATTGAACAGCAAGAGGGCTTTATCGATCTGACGGTTATGAAGCAAAAAGCGAGACGGGGCGAGGAAGCAGTTGTGGTCATGATCCGTTGGGAATCGGAAGCCCACTGGAAACAATGGGAAAAAAGTGACGCTCACCTGGCCGGTCACCGGGCAAACCGTGGCAAGCCAAAGCCCGACTTCCTTATCAGCACAGAAGTCAACACATATGAAGTGCAAGCGGTCAAAAACAGGCGTTGA
- the resA gene encoding thiol-disulfide oxidoreductase ResA, giving the protein MNRKTRYWVRRVLMLIMVGAVAFAIYKTVSDGEKQTVEEGMEAPDFQLQTLDGKEMKLSELRGRAVLLNFWATWCEPCRDEMPAIQKVYEKHRDKGLVVVGVNIAESQLTVKGFVRQLDLSFPILLDKERKVVDQYRIGPIPTSLFIDKDGKVVRIVKGQMDDVQIETYALEALSR; this is encoded by the coding sequence ATGAACCGAAAAACGCGATATTGGGTCCGCCGGGTGCTGATGTTGATCATGGTGGGAGCGGTGGCCTTTGCTATTTACAAGACCGTGAGCGACGGTGAGAAGCAGACGGTGGAGGAGGGGATGGAAGCCCCGGACTTTCAGCTGCAAACCTTGGACGGAAAGGAAATGAAGCTGAGCGAGCTCAGGGGCCGGGCAGTTCTCCTCAATTTCTGGGCCACGTGGTGTGAGCCTTGCCGTGATGAGATGCCGGCGATCCAGAAGGTGTATGAGAAGCATCGGGACAAGGGATTGGTCGTGGTGGGGGTGAATATCGCGGAATCCCAGTTGACGGTGAAAGGCTTTGTCCGACAGCTGGATCTCTCTTTTCCCATTCTCCTCGATAAAGAGCGGAAAGTGGTGGATCAGTACCGGATCGGACCGATTCCCACCAGTCTGTTCATCGATAAAGATGGAAAAGTGGTCCGCATAGTGAAGGGCCAGATGGATGATGTTCAGATTGAGACTTATGCACTTGAAGCCTTGTCCAGGTGA
- a CDS encoding rhodanese-like domain-containing protein, whose product MGKRYTDVDAGELSRAGEAERLRYVPVDVRTAEEYEEGHLPGARHIPYDEMEERVGELEDVKDREILLICRSGRRSVIAANILSMYGFLRLFNLKGGMLEWTGPTEK is encoded by the coding sequence ATGGGAAAGCGATATACCGACGTGGATGCAGGGGAGCTGAGCCGAGCCGGGGAAGCGGAGCGGCTCCGGTATGTCCCGGTGGATGTCCGCACGGCAGAAGAATATGAAGAGGGGCATCTCCCGGGAGCCCGACACATTCCCTATGATGAGATGGAGGAGCGGGTCGGGGAACTGGAGGATGTCAAGGATCGGGAGATTCTCCTCATCTGCCGGAGCGGCCGCCGGAGTGTGATCGCCGCCAACATCCTGTCCATGTACGGATTCCTGCGGCTGTTCAACCTTAAGGGAGGAATGCTGGAGTGGACCGGACCGACGGAGAAATAA
- a CDS encoding TlpA family protein disulfide reductase: protein MGHRWRNVLIGIVILAAIAGAIWKATDSGEDTEKAATDHSEQGKAGVAKEEKSGETRKTGATREVRSEEGFQAPDFTLNTLEGKKVTLSKNGGKPSLVNLWASWCPPCKVEMPHLQKAYEKYGDQVNFHMVNLTSLDNKDKMIDYIKDGKYTFPVLMDETGKVGEKYMAFSIPQTYIVDEKGQVIRKIMGAMTEEQLEEIMRELTS from the coding sequence ATGGGCCACCGTTGGCGCAATGTCCTGATCGGCATCGTCATCCTCGCGGCGATTGCCGGGGCGATCTGGAAGGCGACGGATTCGGGCGAAGATACGGAAAAGGCGGCTACCGATCACAGTGAGCAAGGGAAAGCCGGAGTTGCGAAGGAAGAAAAGTCAGGTGAAACAAGGAAGACAGGAGCGACCAGGGAAGTGCGATCGGAGGAAGGATTCCAGGCCCCTGATTTCACCTTGAACACACTGGAGGGCAAAAAGGTCACCCTGTCCAAAAACGGGGGGAAGCCCTCTCTGGTCAACCTGTGGGCGTCTTGGTGTCCGCCGTGCAAGGTGGAGATGCCCCACCTGCAGAAAGCCTATGAAAAGTATGGCGATCAGGTGAATTTTCACATGGTGAATCTGACCAGTCTGGACAACAAAGACAAGATGATCGACTATATAAAGGACGGGAAATACACCTTTCCTGTTTTGATGGATGAGACAGGGAAAGTGGGGGAGAAGTATATGGCCTTCTCCATTCCCCAAACCTACATTGTGGATGAAAAAGGGCAAGTCATCCGAAAGATCATGGGAGCGATGACTGAAGAACAGTTGGAGGAAATCATGAGGGAATTGACCTCCTGA
- the cysK gene encoding cysteine synthase A has translation MDRTDGEINPNREPLCTANRITDLIGGTPLVRLRRLTGPEDAQVWVKLEYFNPGGSVKDRTALHMICQAEEAGLLKPGATIIEPTSGNTGIGLALVGAVRGYRTILVMPDTMSGERIRILKAYGAEVVLTPGGERMPGAIRKAEALVKEIPGSFMPLQFENRFNPEVHRITTGPEIIRQAGGRLDAFVATAGTGGTITGTGEVLRKQVPGIHITVVEPESSPVLAGGSPGPHQIPGTSPGFIPPILNRDIYDEILHVSDDHAAEITRRLARLEGILVGPSSGASVWAALQVARRLGPGKRVICMAPDTGERYLSTDLFSS, from the coding sequence GTGGACCGGACCGACGGAGAAATAAACCCAAACCGGGAGCCTCTTTGCACCGCAAACCGGATCACCGATCTGATCGGGGGTACCCCGCTGGTTCGCCTCCGTCGTCTGACCGGTCCGGAAGATGCCCAGGTGTGGGTCAAACTGGAGTACTTCAATCCCGGCGGCAGTGTCAAAGACCGGACAGCTCTCCATATGATTTGCCAAGCGGAAGAGGCGGGACTCCTGAAGCCGGGGGCGACGATCATTGAACCGACCAGCGGCAATACCGGGATCGGCCTGGCATTGGTGGGAGCGGTCAGGGGATACCGGACCATCCTGGTGATGCCCGACACCATGAGCGGGGAACGGATCCGGATTCTGAAGGCTTACGGGGCGGAAGTGGTGCTCACCCCCGGTGGGGAGCGGATGCCGGGAGCGATCCGCAAGGCAGAGGCATTGGTGAAGGAGATTCCGGGTTCCTTTATGCCCCTTCAATTTGAAAACCGTTTCAATCCCGAGGTGCACCGGATAACCACGGGACCGGAAATCATCAGGCAAGCGGGGGGACGGCTGGATGCCTTTGTGGCCACGGCGGGAACCGGCGGGACCATCACCGGAACCGGGGAAGTGTTGCGCAAGCAAGTTCCCGGAATCCATATCACTGTGGTCGAACCTGAGAGCTCGCCGGTGCTGGCTGGTGGTTCCCCCGGTCCTCATCAAATTCCCGGTACGAGTCCCGGTTTCATCCCCCCGATCTTAAACCGGGATATCTATGATGAGATTTTGCACGTCTCCGATGATCATGCGGCGGAAATCACCCGCCGTCTCGCCCGGTTGGAGGGAATCCTGGTCGGCCCTTCCTCCGGGGCCTCGGTCTGGGCCGCCCTTCAGGTGGCCCGGCGTCTGGGTCCGGGAAAACGGGTGATCTGCATGGCACCGGATACCGGAGAACGTTATTTGAGCACGGATCTGTTTTCCTCGTGA
- a CDS encoding spore coat protein: MQLAGHEIHDLHELTMSCVNSITNMGCFLAQAQDPGLREMIEGHFPYHIRDYNVKTEYLKNAQGPTKELPVPDLNPVLQSFTQSPTAVQPVMPRTQVPQFNDREIATAYLLTLKRAGREYAWAAMEMSHPDLRSFLEDAFRMSCRHAYDVWQWMVQKGYYPLEPASQSVQTTMAGMYQEVPESNPAMTPVMQ, from the coding sequence ATGCAACTGGCGGGACATGAAATACACGATCTGCATGAACTCACGATGAGCTGTGTCAATTCCATCACCAACATGGGTTGTTTTTTGGCCCAAGCCCAGGACCCGGGATTGCGGGAGATGATTGAAGGGCACTTCCCTTACCATATCCGGGATTACAACGTCAAGACGGAATACTTGAAAAATGCCCAGGGTCCCACGAAGGAACTTCCCGTACCGGATTTAAACCCTGTGCTTCAATCCTTCACGCAATCTCCCACCGCTGTTCAACCGGTGATGCCCCGAACCCAGGTGCCGCAGTTTAATGACCGGGAGATTGCCACGGCCTATCTGCTGACCTTAAAACGGGCAGGCAGGGAATATGCTTGGGCGGCCATGGAAATGTCCCATCCGGATCTGCGCTCATTTCTGGAAGACGCCTTTCGGATGAGCTGTCGTCATGCTTATGATGTGTGGCAATGGATGGTTCAAAAGGGCTATTATCCGTTGGAACCAGCCTCCCAGAGTGTCCAAACCACGATGGCGGGGATGTATCAGGAGGTGCCGGAGTCAAATCCGGCGATGACTCCGGTGATGCAGTGA
- a CDS encoding enoyl-CoA hydratase/isomerase family protein — protein METLRTEIQQGIGWIFFHRPEVRNAVNFRMMEELAEVLGGMREDDSVKALVLAGDEQTFVSGGDLEEFHRLKTADEVFPVHHRMGNLLEELRTFGKPTVAAVQGIAVGGGCEIAAACDFRIASDQARFGFIQSGLGITTGWGGGSRLLEQLPRNRALYLLLSGERVDARRLYEWGWITEVVPFAEFLPSVRRFVQSFTQRSLGVIQAYMELADATREGEPRDQLVRREARTCARLWETEEHVQAVEDFLNRPRPSRPSPFPGPDR, from the coding sequence ATGGAAACCTTGCGCACAGAGATCCAACAGGGGATCGGCTGGATCTTTTTCCACCGGCCGGAGGTGCGAAATGCGGTTAATTTTCGCATGATGGAAGAGCTGGCAGAGGTGTTGGGAGGGATGAGGGAAGATGATTCCGTCAAAGCACTGGTGTTGGCCGGGGATGAACAGACCTTTGTCTCCGGAGGGGATCTGGAGGAGTTTCATCGATTGAAAACTGCGGACGAGGTGTTTCCGGTGCATCACCGGATGGGAAACTTGCTCGAAGAGCTCCGTACTTTCGGCAAACCGACAGTGGCCGCCGTCCAGGGAATCGCCGTGGGCGGCGGTTGTGAAATTGCCGCCGCCTGCGATTTCCGGATCGCCTCCGATCAGGCCCGTTTCGGATTTATCCAGTCCGGTTTGGGGATCACCACGGGTTGGGGAGGAGGCTCCCGCCTGTTGGAGCAGCTTCCGCGAAACCGGGCACTCTATCTCCTGTTGAGTGGTGAACGGGTGGACGCCCGGCGCCTGTACGAGTGGGGATGGATTACGGAGGTGGTTCCTTTCGCCGAGTTCCTCCCTTCGGTCCGTCGTTTTGTCCAATCCTTCACCCAGCGCTCCCTGGGAGTGATCCAAGCCTATATGGAGCTGGCGGATGCGACCCGGGAAGGGGAGCCCCGGGATCAGCTGGTTCGGCGGGAAGCCCGAACCTGTGCCCGTCTGTGGGAAACGGAAGAACATGTGCAGGCGGTGGAGGATTTTCTCAATCGTCCCCGCCCTTCCCGACCTTCCCCCTTTCCGGGTCCTGACCGGTAA
- a CDS encoding DUF2626 domain-containing protein, with protein sequence MIRVTGVGIRRMARVSNGENRYAGKEWTAMDRMFRVLGFWLLVIGLMFMAGDMLTLAILFGVQAILFFILGYMKYTERTYMLLFGGYMFLAFTGIVYWSFFQVG encoded by the coding sequence ATGATTCGAGTGACAGGGGTCGGGATCCGCCGGATGGCGAGGGTCTCCAACGGGGAAAACAGATATGCAGGCAAGGAGTGGACTGCAATGGACCGCATGTTTCGTGTTTTGGGATTTTGGTTGCTGGTGATCGGATTGATGTTCATGGCCGGGGATATGCTTACACTTGCAATTTTGTTCGGCGTGCAAGCGATCCTCTTTTTCATCCTCGGTTACATGAAGTATACGGAACGTACTTATATGTTGCTTTTCGGAGGTTATATGTTCCTCGCCTTCACCGGGATCGTCTATTGGTCCTTCTTCCAGGTGGGTTGA
- a CDS encoding cytochrome c biogenesis CcdA family protein, with amino-acid sequence MADVSIWLAFGAGVLSFISPCCLPLYPSYISYITGVSVSQLQDTNQSRQMKRATMLHTLFFILGFSIIFFALGFSASWVGSFFSEYRNLIRMLGGVLIAVMGLFMLGLFKPGFLMREKRLEVGKKRWGYVGSSVIGMAFAAGWTPCVGPILVSVLALAASNPSAGFAYITAYTLGFAIPFFIMAFFLGRTRWILKYSSSLMKAGGALMVVFGVLLYTNRMTILIAWLTELFGGFTGF; translated from the coding sequence ATGGCGGATGTGAGTATCTGGCTGGCTTTCGGGGCGGGGGTGCTCTCTTTTATCTCCCCCTGTTGTTTGCCGCTGTATCCATCGTATATTTCATATATCACCGGGGTCTCGGTCAGTCAGTTGCAGGATACGAATCAATCCCGGCAAATGAAGCGGGCAACGATGCTGCACACGTTGTTCTTTATCCTGGGCTTTTCCATCATCTTTTTCGCCCTCGGTTTTTCCGCGAGCTGGGTTGGATCCTTTTTCAGCGAATACCGGAACTTGATCCGGATGCTGGGCGGGGTGCTGATCGCGGTGATGGGACTGTTTATGTTGGGGCTGTTCAAACCCGGTTTTTTGATGAGGGAAAAGCGGTTGGAGGTGGGGAAAAAGCGGTGGGGTTATGTGGGCTCTTCCGTGATCGGAATGGCCTTTGCGGCGGGCTGGACCCCCTGCGTCGGCCCGATTCTGGTCTCTGTGTTGGCACTGGCCGCTTCCAATCCTTCAGCCGGGTTCGCCTATATCACCGCTTATACACTCGGCTTTGCCATTCCCTTTTTCATCATGGCATTCTTCCTCGGGCGCACCCGCTGGATCCTGAAGTACTCCAGCTCTCTGATGAAGGCGGGCGGCGCTTTGATGGTGGTGTTCGGGGTGCTTCTATATACCAACCGGATGACCATCCTCATCGCATGGTTGACAGAGCTGTTCGGGGGCTTTACGGGGTTTTGA
- a CDS encoding TVP38/TMEM64 family protein produces the protein MIQDLIQWLSSSGGWGIPAALLFSILLNILGVVPGAVVTGVFVLLWGPLAGGSLAWLGEVLGSGIAFLLLRRGYRAGTGKESPDWRWVRSLNNWPRNRQFLSVLTARLLPFVPAGAINILGALTRLRFGDYLLATALGKLPSTALEVLIAHDLIHIREKGLRLGLVLGAVILVWWIWKKRE, from the coding sequence ATGATCCAAGATCTCATCCAATGGCTCTCTTCATCCGGCGGCTGGGGCATCCCTGCCGCACTCCTGTTCAGTATTCTCCTCAATATCCTGGGAGTGGTCCCCGGTGCTGTTGTTACCGGTGTTTTTGTGCTTCTCTGGGGGCCCCTGGCGGGTGGCAGTCTCGCCTGGCTGGGGGAAGTGTTGGGTTCCGGGATCGCTTTCCTCCTCTTACGCCGAGGATACCGGGCCGGCACAGGCAAGGAATCCCCGGATTGGCGCTGGGTCCGCTCCCTGAACAACTGGCCCCGAAATCGGCAATTTCTCTCTGTCCTCACGGCCCGTCTCCTCCCCTTCGTCCCCGCCGGCGCGATCAACATACTCGGCGCTCTCACCCGCCTCCGGTTCGGGGATTATCTCCTGGCCACCGCCCTCGGCAAGCTCCCCTCCACCGCCCTGGAAGTCCTCATCGCCCATGACCTGATCCACATCCGGGAGAAGGGCCTCCGGCTGGGACTGGTGTTGGGGGCAGTGATCCTGGTCTGGTGGATATGGAAAAAAAGAGAGTAA
- a CDS encoding RsfA family transcriptional regulator produces the protein MAVKRQDAWTPDDDLILAEVTLRHIREGGTQLNAFEEVAEKLGRTPAACGFRWNSLVRKKYEAAIQIAKAQRQKKKQEKHSRSRNRVKAEELNLDQDQTASLDAIIRFLRQHKAEVLEMRKRQGDLEKEIEEQDDRIRRLSEENEEMKGRLNNVQTDYRVVNDDYKALIQIMDRARKLALLEEEEDGSQTRFRMEANGNLERMDK, from the coding sequence ATGGCAGTCAAAAGGCAAGATGCATGGACACCCGACGATGACCTGATTTTGGCGGAGGTGACCCTGCGCCATATCCGGGAAGGTGGAACCCAGCTGAACGCTTTTGAGGAAGTGGCGGAAAAGTTGGGACGCACTCCTGCCGCCTGTGGTTTCCGATGGAACAGCCTGGTGCGAAAAAAATATGAAGCGGCGATCCAAATCGCCAAAGCCCAACGGCAAAAAAAGAAGCAGGAGAAGCATTCCCGCAGCCGTAACCGGGTGAAAGCGGAGGAACTGAACCTGGATCAGGATCAGACGGCTTCCTTGGACGCGATTATCCGTTTTTTACGCCAGCATAAGGCGGAGGTTCTGGAAATGCGCAAGCGGCAGGGAGATCTGGAAAAGGAGATTGAAGAGCAAGATGATCGAATCCGTCGTCTCTCCGAGGAAAATGAAGAGATGAAAGGCCGACTCAATAACGTGCAGACGGACTACCGGGTGGTCAATGACGATTACAAAGCATTGATCCAGATCATGGACCGGGCACGGAAACTGGCTCTCTTGGAAGAGGAAGAGGACGGGAGTCAGACCCGGTTTCGCATGGAGGCCAACGGCAACCTGGAGCGGATGGACAAATAA
- a CDS encoding helix-turn-helix transcriptional regulator has product MEVNNKARLLKLKEILDQETDEEHELSLKELEQRLKTEFGPDFEVGRKALRADLETLKDHGFDLIENDGKQGKKLYSYQNRLFELHELRMLIDAVVSARFISREDSKRLIDKLKTQTSRHQAKRLQNQIYLDDTIRSESRHLRYALDKIHNAIFERKILRFKYGRYNVEKKIEWGRNGTFYEVEPYFLVWKQDYYYLVGKFVPDGRIKHYRVDRMDEVDLTEKSFKMPDVNAAEYINKVFHMFSGEEMQVKIRFNNKLINVIIDRFGKDVSLTLPDKETFIIHATATVSEGLVNWIMTWGGDAEVLSPPELVERVKEKAAQVYALYHQKDPVGAGG; this is encoded by the coding sequence ATGGAAGTCAACAACAAAGCACGGTTACTCAAGTTGAAGGAAATATTGGATCAAGAAACCGATGAAGAACATGAGTTGAGCCTCAAAGAGCTGGAACAGAGACTGAAAACGGAATTCGGTCCCGATTTCGAGGTGGGACGCAAGGCATTGAGGGCGGATCTGGAAACACTGAAGGATCATGGCTTCGATCTGATCGAAAATGACGGGAAACAGGGTAAAAAACTGTACAGTTACCAGAATCGTCTGTTTGAGTTGCACGAGCTGAGAATGCTGATCGACGCAGTGGTGTCCGCCCGGTTCATCTCCCGGGAAGACTCCAAGCGATTGATAGATAAACTGAAAACCCAGACCAGCCGTCATCAGGCCAAACGGTTGCAGAACCAGATCTACCTGGATGACACGATCCGGAGTGAGAGCCGCCACCTGCGGTATGCACTGGACAAGATTCACAATGCGATCTTTGAGCGGAAGATCCTGCGTTTTAAATACGGCCGCTACAATGTGGAGAAAAAGATTGAATGGGGGCGGAACGGGACTTTCTATGAGGTGGAACCCTATTTTCTCGTCTGGAAACAGGATTATTATTATCTGGTGGGGAAGTTTGTTCCGGATGGGAGGATCAAACATTACCGGGTGGACCGGATGGATGAGGTGGACTTGACTGAGAAGTCCTTCAAGATGCCCGACGTCAATGCGGCGGAGTACATAAACAAGGTGTTTCACATGTTTTCCGGTGAGGAGATGCAGGTGAAGATTCGCTTCAACAACAAACTGATCAATGTGATCATCGATCGTTTCGGAAAGGATGTCTCTCTCACCCTGCCGGATAAAGAAACCTTCATCATCCATGCCACCGCCACAGTCAGCGAAGGTCTCGTCAACTGGATCATGACCTGGGGCGGGGATGCCGAAGTGCTGTCACCTCCGGAATTGGTGGAGCGGGTCAAGGAGAAAGCGGCCCAGGTGTACGCTCTCTACCATCAGAAGGATCCGGTGGGAGCGGGCGGCTGA